In Ferroplasma sp., a single window of DNA contains:
- a CDS encoding FAD-binding oxidoreductase, which yields MQKPETDAIAELISKLGNNKILTTKEELIPFMKDASYITGKLPLAVCLPDNPGDISTILGVCNNYKINVTVRSGGTSLTGSSVTDFNGIIISTMNLNRILEINTSSRYAVCEPGVRIDILNQELRKYNFFYPPDPASSRASTIGGSLSTNAGGLRAVRYGATKEWVLGMDVVVPDGHIIRTGEYTLKRSAGYDITALMIGSEGTLGVITRAILKIEPLPEATAKLIAFYKDIESVGKSMDSIKSKGITPLIAEFMDLGTINSIRKNMEIDIPEYTQFLLMIDVDSPEEGLARKIEDVKKILNEFTDDVTVITDQNHMDKIYAARKGAYSALLDLRENNNQLVVIGDVIVPSTELASTMKEIAESINNDGMRATLFGHIGDGNIHANIFMDNTDEGRKKMEKLQMDIARAAIRHRGSVSAEHGIGTEKNRLLYEEYKDRDSLYTLEIMKSIKKVFDPNEILNRGKIFYEPN from the coding sequence ATGCAGAAGCCAGAAACAGATGCCATAGCGGAGCTAATTTCAAAGCTGGGAAATAATAAAATACTTACCACAAAAGAGGAGCTTATTCCTTTTATGAAGGATGCCTCGTACATAACCGGTAAACTTCCTCTTGCAGTATGCCTTCCCGATAATCCCGGGGATATTTCAACAATCCTCGGTGTGTGCAATAACTACAAAATTAACGTAACAGTACGCAGTGGAGGAACATCCCTCACAGGTTCATCTGTAACAGATTTCAATGGCATTATTATTAGCACAATGAATTTAAATAGAATACTTGAAATCAACACATCTTCCAGATATGCTGTATGTGAGCCAGGGGTAAGGATAGACATACTGAATCAGGAACTCAGGAAGTACAATTTTTTCTATCCACCTGATCCGGCAAGCTCACGGGCATCAACAATAGGGGGATCGTTATCCACAAACGCAGGGGGATTACGGGCAGTTAGGTACGGTGCCACCAAGGAATGGGTCCTGGGCATGGATGTTGTGGTCCCGGACGGGCATATAATCAGAACAGGCGAATACACACTCAAGAGAAGTGCAGGGTATGACATTACGGCACTCATGATAGGCAGTGAGGGAACACTTGGCGTGATAACAAGGGCTATACTGAAAATAGAGCCATTGCCTGAGGCAACTGCAAAGCTCATAGCTTTTTATAAAGATATTGAAAGCGTGGGAAAATCCATGGATTCAATAAAAAGTAAGGGAATAACCCCACTGATAGCTGAATTCATGGACCTGGGAACAATTAATTCCATAAGAAAAAACATGGAAATAGACATACCAGAATATACACAGTTTCTTTTGATGATTGACGTGGACAGCCCGGAAGAAGGACTTGCAAGAAAGATAGAAGATGTAAAAAAGATACTGAATGAATTTACGGATGATGTTACAGTTATAACAGACCAGAACCATATGGATAAAATTTACGCAGCCAGGAAGGGTGCATATTCCGCACTTCTTGACCTTAGAGAAAATAATAATCAGCTGGTGGTAATTGGAGACGTAATAGTGCCATCAACCGAACTGGCCAGTACTATGAAGGAAATTGCAGAGTCCATAAATAATGATGGGATGAGGGCTACATTATTCGGGCACATTGGCGATGGCAATATACATGCAAACATATTCATGGATAACACCGATGAAGGCAGAAAGAAAATGGAAAAACTTCAGATGGACATTGCCAGGGCAGCCATAAGGCATAGGGGTTCGGTTTCAGCAGAACACGGGATCGGCACAGAAAAAAACAGGCTTCTTTATGAGGAATACAAGGATAGAGATTCCCTTTATACATTAGAAATTATGAAATCTATAAAAAAAGTATTTGATCCGAATGAAATATTAAATAGAGGCAAGATTTTTTATGAACCTAATTAA
- a CDS encoding (Fe-S)-binding protein has product MNLIKEIENITDKCISCGFCESVCPTLGANQYNSVFGARGRVILADFALKNPDNDLELGDSFYSCLDCYACVNVCPAGVNAGVVSELMREFIVTGERGQKNPVAALIRESIMKYESPLGLKREAAEWADGIRFQKSSTVIITGHMYQMMPYTRSINRIRKHIDERVVKDVASAMKNHISLIKLSRHFYDKKLKMKMDADLRNIVDMLKKSGVEFGYLGENEPYPGMFLYDLGYTDDFREYARKFYNFLRKRGVKRIITVDPHTHDLLLNVYPEYVPGFDIDVIYYTDLLNLNYRKFDDGITVQEPCHMVLHNNGFRAVDILTSITDVRMPERNGKLNMCCGGPDELLFPDTAGGVSVQRYRELKEKSDNLVTICPLCYNNLAYDSKVKDFSEFVKEMVID; this is encoded by the coding sequence ATGAACCTAATTAAAGAAATAGAGAATATAACTGATAAGTGCATAAGCTGTGGATTCTGTGAAAGTGTTTGCCCTACACTTGGTGCCAACCAGTATAATTCTGTGTTCGGGGCACGTGGGCGGGTTATACTTGCCGATTTTGCACTTAAAAATCCAGACAATGACCTGGAACTGGGAGATTCATTTTATTCATGCCTTGACTGCTACGCCTGTGTAAATGTATGCCCGGCAGGCGTGAATGCCGGTGTTGTAAGTGAACTTATGAGGGAATTCATTGTAACCGGTGAGAGGGGACAAAAAAATCCTGTCGCGGCCCTTATAAGGGAAAGTATCATGAAATATGAAAGTCCACTGGGCCTAAAAAGGGAGGCTGCTGAATGGGCAGATGGCATAAGATTCCAAAAGAGCAGTACAGTTATCATTACAGGGCATATGTATCAGATGATGCCATATACGCGGTCAATCAACAGGATAAGGAAGCATATTGATGAAAGGGTTGTGAAAGATGTTGCATCCGCAATGAAAAATCACATTTCATTAATAAAACTGTCAAGGCATTTTTATGATAAAAAACTGAAGATGAAGATGGATGCGGATTTGAGGAATATAGTTGATATGCTTAAAAAATCAGGGGTTGAATTTGGGTACCTTGGAGAAAATGAGCCATATCCCGGAATGTTTCTATACGATCTTGGCTACACGGATGATTTCAGGGAATATGCTAGGAAATTTTATAATTTTTTAAGGAAAAGGGGTGTTAAGAGGATAATAACAGTGGATCCTCATACACATGACCTGCTTTTGAATGTATACCCTGAGTATGTTCCTGGATTTGATATTGATGTTATATATTATACTGACCTTCTAAACCTTAATTATAGAAAATTCGACGATGGAATTACAGTTCAGGAGCCATGCCATATGGTGTTGCATAATAACGGATTCAGGGCAGTGGACATATTGACTTCCATTACTGATGTAAGAATGCCGGAACGGAATGGAAAACTCAATATGTGCTGTGGAGGCCCGGATGAACTACTATTCCCTGATACTGCAGGGGGCGTATCCGTGCAGAGATACAGGGAGTTGAAGGAAAAATCCGATAACTTGGTTACAATATGCCCCCTCTGCTATAACAACCTGGCATATGACAGCAAAGTAAAGGACTTTTCAGAGTTTGTGAAAGAAATGGTTATAGATTAA